One window from the genome of Sardina pilchardus chromosome 12, fSarPil1.1, whole genome shotgun sequence encodes:
- the cep43 gene encoding FGFR1 oncogene partner isoform X3, with the protein MSATEEDTELRDLLIQNLENSGVLNKIKAELRAAVFVALEEQEKQEKPPLENECLKKCLSTRDGRLAASLILDFMQVYNLDFTQAVFQPEINSSVDGRESVCRDLGVNDGDSRSSPLLLEVIRRSRHREKSHPSTSEELSPRQIAEARRKFDAHSKDKTGVKAEAVTAVFLDLCPAFSRSMLECYVKDELSTRDKDGSSAVDFQEFLGMLKRFFMQCRSVVMSDAGDTSAPAVRGVENRISTQPLSRVLSDVGDTPSAAVQGLEDRISSQPHSRIPRFKGQSGVSLEESDTQISEVKGHVGGAAAGDSSSGGGGGGGGGGGGSLRRAMLAEEELEEDEGDSFFDDPLPKPQKTYGSRLSSVDRSGSERSTSQKDKHRSGSEGRAPSQKNEDRNDEEVNYDDDFNSHRSENSRSEISIGEEIEEGSLEGPDFSEKVDSTLDVSVSQLSEGADYLEEVS; encoded by the exons ATGTCTGCTACCGAAGAGGATACAGAATTGCGGGATCTTTTAATTCAGAATTTGGAAAACAGTGGCGTTCTCAACAAAATCAAG GCGGAGCTGAGGGCCGCAGTGTTTGTGGCCTTAGAGGAGCAGGAAAaacag GAGAAGCCTCCTCTGGAGAACGAGTGTCTTAAGAAATGCCTCAGCACCAGAgatg GTCGTCTGGCTGCTAGTCTCATCTTGGACTTCATGCAGGTGTATAACCTAGACTTCACCCAGGCTGTGTTCCAACCAGAGATCAACTCG TCTGTAGACgggcgtgagagtgtgtgtcgggACCTGGGGGTGAACGATGGCGACAGCAGGAGTAGTCCTCTCTTACTGGAGGTCATCAGGAGGAGTCGCCACAGAGAGAAGTCCCACCCTAGCACCAGTGAg GAACTGTCTCCACGTCAGATTGCAGAGGCGCGAAGGAAGTTTGATGCACATTCCAAG GACAAAACTGGAGTGAAGGCGGAGGCGGTTACTGCTGTGTTTCTAGACTTATGTCCAGCCTTCAgccg gagcatgCTGGAGTGTTACGTCAAAGATGAGTTATCTACCAGAGACAAAGACGGAAGCAGTG cagTGGACTTCCAGGAGTTCCTGGGAATGTTGAAGCGTTTCTTCATGCAGTGTCGAAGTGTG GTGATGTCTGACGCTGGTGACACCTCGGCCCCAGCTGTACGTGGGGTGGAGAACCGCATCAGCACCCAGCCACTTAGccgg GTGCTCTCTGATGTAGGGGATACCCCCTCTGCAGCTGTTCAAGGACTCGAGGACAGAATTAGTAGCCAACCACACAGTCGG ATTCCCAGATTTAAAGGCCAGTCTGGAGTTTCACTTGAAGAGTcagacacacag ATCtccgaggtcaaaggtcatgtgGGCGGAGCTGCAGCGGGCGACAGcagcagcggaggaggaggaggaggaggaggaggaggaggaggctctcTGCGTAGGGCCATGCtggcggaggaggagctggaggaggacgaAGGAGACTCGTTCTTTGACGACCCGCTGCCCAAACCCCAGAAGACCTACGGCTC tCGACTCTCCTCTGTAGACCGGAGTGGGTCTGAGAGAAGCACCAGCcagaaaga taagCATCGGTCTGGGTCTGAGGGAAGAGCACCTTCACAGAAGAATGAAGACAGAaacg ATGAGGAAGTGAACTATGATGACGACTTCaatag CCATCGCTCAGAGAACTCTCGCAGCGAGATCAGCATTGGAGAGGAGATTGAGGAAGGTTCCCTCGAGGGGCCAGACTTTAGTGAGAAg GTGGACAGCACATTGGACGTCAGCGTATCACAACTGAGCGAAGGAGCAGATTATTTAGAAGAGGTCTCCTGA
- the cep43 gene encoding FGFR1 oncogene partner isoform X2, producing the protein MSATEEDTELRDLLIQNLENSGVLNKIKAELRAAVFVALEEQEKQEKPPLENECLKKCLSTRDGRLAASLILDFMQVYNLDFTQAVFQPEINSSVDGRESVCRDLGVNDGDSRSSPLLLEVIRRSRHREKSHPSTSEGEKKELSPRQIAEARRKFDAHSKDKTGVKAEAVTAVFLDLCPAFSRSMLECYVKDELSTRDKDGSSVDFQEFLGMLKRFFMQCRSVVMSDAGDTSAPAVRGVENRISTQPLSRVLSDVGDTPSAAVQGLEDRISSQPHSRIPRFKGQSGVSLEESDTQISEVKGHVGGAAAGDSSSGGGGGGGGGGGGSLRRAMLAEEELEEDEGDSFFDDPLPKPQKTYGSRLSSVDRSGSERSTSQKDKHRSGSEGRAPSQKNEDRNDEEVNYDDDFNSHRSENSRSEISIGEEIEEGSLEGPDFSEKVDSTLDVSVSQLSEGADYLEEVS; encoded by the exons ATGTCTGCTACCGAAGAGGATACAGAATTGCGGGATCTTTTAATTCAGAATTTGGAAAACAGTGGCGTTCTCAACAAAATCAAG GCGGAGCTGAGGGCCGCAGTGTTTGTGGCCTTAGAGGAGCAGGAAAaacag GAGAAGCCTCCTCTGGAGAACGAGTGTCTTAAGAAATGCCTCAGCACCAGAgatg GTCGTCTGGCTGCTAGTCTCATCTTGGACTTCATGCAGGTGTATAACCTAGACTTCACCCAGGCTGTGTTCCAACCAGAGATCAACTCG TCTGTAGACgggcgtgagagtgtgtgtcgggACCTGGGGGTGAACGATGGCGACAGCAGGAGTAGTCCTCTCTTACTGGAGGTCATCAGGAGGAGTCGCCACAGAGAGAAGTCCCACCCTAGCACCAGTGAg GGGGAGAAAAAG GAACTGTCTCCACGTCAGATTGCAGAGGCGCGAAGGAAGTTTGATGCACATTCCAAG GACAAAACTGGAGTGAAGGCGGAGGCGGTTACTGCTGTGTTTCTAGACTTATGTCCAGCCTTCAgccg gagcatgCTGGAGTGTTACGTCAAAGATGAGTTATCTACCAGAGACAAAGACGGAAGCAGTG TGGACTTCCAGGAGTTCCTGGGAATGTTGAAGCGTTTCTTCATGCAGTGTCGAAGTGTG GTGATGTCTGACGCTGGTGACACCTCGGCCCCAGCTGTACGTGGGGTGGAGAACCGCATCAGCACCCAGCCACTTAGccgg GTGCTCTCTGATGTAGGGGATACCCCCTCTGCAGCTGTTCAAGGACTCGAGGACAGAATTAGTAGCCAACCACACAGTCGG ATTCCCAGATTTAAAGGCCAGTCTGGAGTTTCACTTGAAGAGTcagacacacag ATCtccgaggtcaaaggtcatgtgGGCGGAGCTGCAGCGGGCGACAGcagcagcggaggaggaggaggaggaggaggaggaggaggaggctctcTGCGTAGGGCCATGCtggcggaggaggagctggaggaggacgaAGGAGACTCGTTCTTTGACGACCCGCTGCCCAAACCCCAGAAGACCTACGGCTC tCGACTCTCCTCTGTAGACCGGAGTGGGTCTGAGAGAAGCACCAGCcagaaaga taagCATCGGTCTGGGTCTGAGGGAAGAGCACCTTCACAGAAGAATGAAGACAGAaacg ATGAGGAAGTGAACTATGATGACGACTTCaatag CCATCGCTCAGAGAACTCTCGCAGCGAGATCAGCATTGGAGAGGAGATTGAGGAAGGTTCCCTCGAGGGGCCAGACTTTAGTGAGAAg GTGGACAGCACATTGGACGTCAGCGTATCACAACTGAGCGAAGGAGCAGATTATTTAGAAGAGGTCTCCTGA
- the cep43 gene encoding FGFR1 oncogene partner isoform X1: protein MSATEEDTELRDLLIQNLENSGVLNKIKAELRAAVFVALEEQEKQEKPPLENECLKKCLSTRDGRLAASLILDFMQVYNLDFTQAVFQPEINSSVDGRESVCRDLGVNDGDSRSSPLLLEVIRRSRHREKSHPSTSEGEKKELSPRQIAEARRKFDAHSKDKTGVKAEAVTAVFLDLCPAFSRSMLECYVKDELSTRDKDGSSAVDFQEFLGMLKRFFMQCRSVVMSDAGDTSAPAVRGVENRISTQPLSRVLSDVGDTPSAAVQGLEDRISSQPHSRIPRFKGQSGVSLEESDTQISEVKGHVGGAAAGDSSSGGGGGGGGGGGGSLRRAMLAEEELEEDEGDSFFDDPLPKPQKTYGSRLSSVDRSGSERSTSQKDKHRSGSEGRAPSQKNEDRNDEEVNYDDDFNSHRSENSRSEISIGEEIEEGSLEGPDFSEKVDSTLDVSVSQLSEGADYLEEVS, encoded by the exons ATGTCTGCTACCGAAGAGGATACAGAATTGCGGGATCTTTTAATTCAGAATTTGGAAAACAGTGGCGTTCTCAACAAAATCAAG GCGGAGCTGAGGGCCGCAGTGTTTGTGGCCTTAGAGGAGCAGGAAAaacag GAGAAGCCTCCTCTGGAGAACGAGTGTCTTAAGAAATGCCTCAGCACCAGAgatg GTCGTCTGGCTGCTAGTCTCATCTTGGACTTCATGCAGGTGTATAACCTAGACTTCACCCAGGCTGTGTTCCAACCAGAGATCAACTCG TCTGTAGACgggcgtgagagtgtgtgtcgggACCTGGGGGTGAACGATGGCGACAGCAGGAGTAGTCCTCTCTTACTGGAGGTCATCAGGAGGAGTCGCCACAGAGAGAAGTCCCACCCTAGCACCAGTGAg GGGGAGAAAAAG GAACTGTCTCCACGTCAGATTGCAGAGGCGCGAAGGAAGTTTGATGCACATTCCAAG GACAAAACTGGAGTGAAGGCGGAGGCGGTTACTGCTGTGTTTCTAGACTTATGTCCAGCCTTCAgccg gagcatgCTGGAGTGTTACGTCAAAGATGAGTTATCTACCAGAGACAAAGACGGAAGCAGTG cagTGGACTTCCAGGAGTTCCTGGGAATGTTGAAGCGTTTCTTCATGCAGTGTCGAAGTGTG GTGATGTCTGACGCTGGTGACACCTCGGCCCCAGCTGTACGTGGGGTGGAGAACCGCATCAGCACCCAGCCACTTAGccgg GTGCTCTCTGATGTAGGGGATACCCCCTCTGCAGCTGTTCAAGGACTCGAGGACAGAATTAGTAGCCAACCACACAGTCGG ATTCCCAGATTTAAAGGCCAGTCTGGAGTTTCACTTGAAGAGTcagacacacag ATCtccgaggtcaaaggtcatgtgGGCGGAGCTGCAGCGGGCGACAGcagcagcggaggaggaggaggaggaggaggaggaggaggaggctctcTGCGTAGGGCCATGCtggcggaggaggagctggaggaggacgaAGGAGACTCGTTCTTTGACGACCCGCTGCCCAAACCCCAGAAGACCTACGGCTC tCGACTCTCCTCTGTAGACCGGAGTGGGTCTGAGAGAAGCACCAGCcagaaaga taagCATCGGTCTGGGTCTGAGGGAAGAGCACCTTCACAGAAGAATGAAGACAGAaacg ATGAGGAAGTGAACTATGATGACGACTTCaatag CCATCGCTCAGAGAACTCTCGCAGCGAGATCAGCATTGGAGAGGAGATTGAGGAAGGTTCCCTCGAGGGGCCAGACTTTAGTGAGAAg GTGGACAGCACATTGGACGTCAGCGTATCACAACTGAGCGAAGGAGCAGATTATTTAGAAGAGGTCTCCTGA